From Flavobacterium sp. 102, a single genomic window includes:
- the pnuC gene encoding nicotinamide riboside transporter PnuC, whose translation MLEFLFSQYKNYPTYEIVLELVAIFFGLVSVWFAKKDNIWVFPTGIINTAIYVYLLFKWSLLGDMMINFYYVVMSIYGWYHWTRKKDDVVEFPISRMNTAEKKWSVVIFTLTIAFVVVVYTFFDKFTHWTTYVDTFVTGIFFVGMWLMAKRKIENWILWIIGDIISIPMYFAKGYSFTSIQYLIFTIIAIYGYLEWKRILQEKKA comes from the coding sequence ATGCTCGAATTTCTATTTTCCCAATATAAAAACTATCCAACCTATGAAATTGTGTTGGAGTTGGTGGCTATTTTTTTCGGATTAGTGAGCGTTTGGTTTGCCAAAAAAGACAATATTTGGGTTTTCCCAACAGGGATAATCAATACAGCGATTTATGTTTATTTGCTCTTTAAATGGTCTTTGTTGGGCGATATGATGATTAATTTTTACTACGTCGTCATGAGTATTTACGGTTGGTATCACTGGACCAGAAAGAAAGACGATGTAGTCGAGTTTCCTATTTCGAGAATGAATACTGCCGAAAAGAAATGGTCAGTGGTCATATTTACATTAACTATTGCTTTTGTGGTCGTTGTTTACACATTTTTTGATAAATTTACCCACTGGACTACGTACGTCGACACTTTTGTAACCGGAATTTTCTTTGTTGGAATGTGGTTGATGGCTAAACGGAAAATAGAGAATTGGATTTTGTGGATTATTGGCGATATCATTTCTATCCCAATGTATTTTGCCAAAGGCTATTCTTTTACCAGTATTCAGTATTTAATATTTACAATTATTGCCATTTATGGCTATTTAGAATGGAAGAGAATTTTACAAGAAAAGAAAGCTTAG
- a CDS encoding geranylgeranylglyceryl/heptaprenylglyceryl phosphate synthase encodes MVFNQILSFRKKAQKLLAILIDPDKVTVEDISVLTEKINQSPATHIFIGGSSFDGNHLCELVALLKQKTTLPILIFPGNPTQISAEADGILFLQLLSGRNSDYLIEHQINAVPILEKTNLEIISTGYILIESGSETAVQRVSKTKPLDRNNYDYAAQTAKAGELIGNKLIYLEAGSGAQKAVPLKMISMVAKRISVPLIVGGGIRSKKGIEDAFNAGADMVVIGTAFENDINFFD; translated from the coding sequence ATGGTATTCAACCAAATTTTATCTTTCCGAAAAAAGGCACAGAAACTTTTAGCCATTTTAATCGACCCCGATAAAGTGACGGTTGAAGACATTTCGGTTTTGACAGAAAAAATAAATCAATCACCGGCAACCCATATTTTCATTGGCGGCAGTTCTTTCGACGGCAATCATCTGTGTGAATTAGTAGCATTGCTGAAGCAAAAAACAACTTTGCCAATACTAATATTCCCGGGAAATCCAACCCAAATTTCCGCTGAAGCTGACGGCATTTTGTTTTTACAATTGCTTTCCGGTAGAAATTCTGATTATTTAATTGAACACCAAATTAATGCCGTTCCTATTTTGGAAAAAACCAATTTGGAAATCATCTCAACCGGCTATATTTTAATTGAAAGCGGGAGCGAAACGGCAGTGCAAAGAGTCAGTAAAACCAAACCTTTAGACAGAAACAATTATGATTACGCAGCCCAAACCGCCAAAGCCGGAGAGTTAATAGGAAACAAATTAATCTACCTTGAAGCCGGAAGTGGTGCGCAAAAAGCGGTTCCATTAAAAATGATTTCAATGGTGGCTAAGAGAATTTCTGTGCCGTTGATTGTTGGTGGCGGTATTCGTTCCAAAAAAGGAATTGAAGACGCATTTAACGCCGGAGCTGATATGGTCGTTATCGGAACGGCTTTTGAAAATGATATAAACTTTTTTGACTAA
- a CDS encoding transglutaminase domain-containing protein, which translates to MKNSFILLLLFLVQFSIGQTTNEYLTFDQKMAQVPDSLTTTTNGIVRYINSNFKTETEKIRAVFYWTTTNISYDVPNMFEPNQLDSPQEKIDKTLKSRKGVCIHYAEIFKDIANKLGLKTYIISGYTRQAGQVAPISHAWCASKIDGKWFLFDPTWGAGYVDKQKFVKKRNDNYFKVEPQKMIHSHMPFDYLWQFLSSPWTNQEFYEGKETVNKTKTNFDYQTEIDKYEKLSEGEQAFQAAARVEKNGFKNPLISQYHTYLKNQFTALTQNKNIEKLNEVVANYNEAISYLNDFMFYRQRNFKPTISDDEMRNMMKTIKDKFKKCNDDVYKVGSVGSQNSAMLSGLKKNISQTLLEVDKQEAYLNEYLNKNKIGRKLMLSKQR; encoded by the coding sequence ATGAAAAACAGTTTTATCCTTTTACTACTCTTTTTAGTCCAATTTTCCATTGGACAAACTACCAATGAGTATTTGACTTTTGATCAAAAGATGGCCCAAGTTCCGGATAGTTTAACCACAACTACTAATGGAATAGTACGTTATATCAATTCAAATTTTAAAACCGAAACCGAAAAAATAAGAGCGGTGTTTTATTGGACAACAACCAATATTAGCTATGATGTGCCGAATATGTTTGAGCCAAACCAACTGGATTCGCCACAGGAAAAAATCGATAAAACATTAAAATCAAGAAAAGGTGTTTGCATTCACTATGCAGAAATTTTCAAGGACATCGCTAATAAATTAGGTCTCAAAACCTATATTATTTCCGGTTATACTAGGCAAGCCGGACAAGTAGCGCCAATTTCTCATGCTTGGTGTGCTTCAAAAATTGATGGAAAATGGTTTTTGTTTGACCCAACTTGGGGCGCGGGTTATGTTGACAAACAAAAATTCGTTAAAAAACGCAATGACAATTACTTCAAAGTAGAGCCCCAAAAAATGATTCACTCACACATGCCTTTTGACTATTTGTGGCAGTTTTTGAGTTCTCCTTGGACCAATCAAGAATTTTATGAGGGTAAAGAAACGGTCAATAAAACGAAAACCAACTTTGATTACCAAACTGAAATTGATAAATACGAAAAATTATCCGAAGGAGAACAAGCTTTTCAAGCCGCGGCAAGAGTAGAGAAAAATGGTTTTAAAAACCCTTTGATTTCTCAATACCATACTTATTTAAAAAACCAATTTACAGCCTTAACCCAGAACAAAAACATTGAAAAGTTGAATGAAGTTGTGGCCAATTACAATGAAGCCATCAGTTATCTTAATGATTTTATGTTTTACAGACAGCGGAATTTTAAACCAACGATTTCTGATGATGAAATGAGAAATATGATGAAAACGATTAAAGACAAATTCAAAAAATGCAATGATGATGTCTATAAAGTGGGTTCAGTAGGGAGTCAAAACAGCGCCATGCTTTCCGGTTTAAAAAAGAATATTAGTCAAACCCTATTGGAAGTTGACAAACAGGAAGCTTATTTGAATGAGTATTTGAACAAGAACAAAATTGGCAGAAAATTGATGTTGTCAAAGCAACGTTAA
- a CDS encoding DUF4301 family protein, whose translation MEENFTRKESLAKKYKLTETDFEQIKAHGIALDKIEGELLLFQSGIPKIYLERPATIADGIVKLTSEEFQKQADFFDQKKSNLKLKKFVPASGAASRMFKFLNEFLIDFDHENETINAYINRKKDKNLPIFLAGIEKFPFYGEIKSKLKELHPNYYSLESHEKSYHFIKLMLAHDYFDFANKPKAVLDFHKYANHIATPVEEHLNECAFYATSNSVSHLHFTVSENHEALFQKIINDVKTKVEAKSNTNLNVSYSYQDKSTDTIAVTKNNQPFRNEEGMLVFRPGGHGALINNLNNLEADVIFIKNIDNVIQNHIEEITLYKKGLAGVLLELQEQIFQILETVDSKDLKEENIPPIIDFMKQKLNIDVFEDFYKYTLENKIDFIKNKLNRPIRICGMVKNEGEPGGGPFWVRSFKGNVSLQIVESSQVDNHNSEQIEILAKATHFNPVDLVCATKNYQGQKFDLTQFVDPSTGFIVHKNNKGKDLKGYELPGLWNGAMAKWITVFVEVPLVTFNPVKTVNDLLKPAHQPQYEN comes from the coding sequence ATGGAAGAGAATTTTACAAGAAAAGAAAGCTTAGCCAAAAAATACAAACTAACAGAAACCGACTTTGAGCAAATCAAAGCACACGGTATTGCTTTGGATAAAATTGAAGGTGAACTTTTGTTGTTTCAATCCGGAATTCCAAAGATATATTTGGAAAGACCGGCTACGATTGCCGACGGAATTGTAAAATTGACCAGCGAAGAATTTCAAAAACAAGCTGATTTTTTTGACCAAAAGAAATCAAATCTTAAACTTAAAAAGTTTGTTCCTGCATCAGGCGCGGCAAGTAGAATGTTTAAATTCTTGAACGAGTTTTTAATCGATTTTGACCATGAAAACGAAACCATCAACGCTTACATCAACCGAAAGAAAGACAAAAATCTCCCGATTTTCTTGGCCGGAATTGAGAAGTTTCCTTTTTATGGAGAAATAAAATCTAAATTAAAAGAACTTCACCCTAATTACTATTCACTCGAAAGTCACGAAAAAAGTTATCACTTTATCAAATTGATGTTGGCACATGACTATTTTGATTTTGCCAACAAACCCAAAGCGGTTCTCGATTTTCATAAATATGCCAACCATATTGCTACACCGGTTGAAGAACATTTAAATGAATGTGCTTTTTATGCTACATCAAATTCGGTTTCCCATCTGCATTTTACCGTTTCTGAAAACCACGAAGCTTTGTTTCAAAAGATTATCAACGATGTAAAAACTAAAGTAGAAGCAAAATCGAATACCAATTTAAACGTTAGTTACTCTTATCAGGATAAAAGTACCGATACGATTGCCGTAACTAAGAATAACCAACCGTTTCGCAATGAAGAGGGAATGTTGGTCTTCCGTCCCGGCGGACATGGCGCGCTGATTAATAATTTGAATAATTTAGAAGCCGATGTTATTTTTATCAAAAATATAGACAATGTGATTCAAAATCACATTGAAGAAATTACGCTTTACAAAAAAGGACTAGCGGGGGTTTTATTAGAATTACAAGAACAAATATTTCAAATCCTTGAGACGGTTGACAGTAAAGATTTGAAAGAAGAAAATATACCGCCAATCATCGATTTTATGAAGCAAAAGTTGAATATTGATGTGTTTGAAGATTTCTACAAATATACTTTAGAGAATAAAATCGACTTTATCAAAAACAAATTAAACCGACCGATTCGCATTTGCGGTATGGTTAAAAACGAAGGCGAACCTGGAGGCGGACCATTTTGGGTAAGAAGTTTCAAAGGCAATGTTTCGTTGCAAATTGTGGAAAGTTCTCAAGTAGATAACCATAATTCCGAACAAATTGAAATTTTAGCCAAAGCCACCCATTTTAATCCGGTGGATTTGGTTTGTGCCACTAAAAATTATCAAGGACAGAAGTTCGATTTAACCCAATTTGTCGACCCAAGCACCGGTTTTATCGTACACAAAAACAACAAAGGCAAAGATTTAAAAGGCTACGAATTACCAGGCCTTTGGAATGGCGCCATGGCCAAATGGATTACCGTTTTTGTCGAAGTACCTTTGGTTACTTTCAATCCGGTAAAAACAGTGAATGACTTGCTCAAACCTGCTCACCAACCCCAATATGAAAACTGA
- a CDS encoding TonB-dependent receptor, which produces MKTLFKTSKKIFLLSAFCFLPSAFFAQQKQQDTTKVNQLDEVTVSAVRAKGKNPITFTNLSKKEIAPRNLGQDIPILLNYLPSVVTTTDAGNGVGYTYMRVRGADGSRINVTLNGIPFNDSESQGTFFVNLPDFASSLESIQLQRGVGTSTNGAGAFGASLNMQTKSYQEKSYAEIANSVGSFGTRKHTLAFGTGLHNNFEMNARFSNIASDGFIDRASSNLFGYFFNANYVTKTTLIKALAFGGKEKTYQAWYGIEDPEQLENDRTFNPAGMYFDENGNMQFYDDETDNYTQNHFQLHWSEKWSEKWISNTALHYTIGKGYFEQYREDEALADYNLPDFQGNSISDLVRKRWLDNDFFGATFSLNYKTPKTDVLLGGAANRYLGDHFGEVVWTQYYVPNANRYYNNIGNKDDVNFYAKVSQQVGKLNVFADLQYRMVFYEATSFRFSDVNDTFRFFNPKVGLNYDLNNKNSLYGYFGVANKEPRRDDYESGSVKPERLFDYELGWKYNSKKVKISANAFYMNYLNQLVLTGALNDVGSPIFTNSGKSYRIGLEIESVIVITDKLILNPNITLSQNKNRDFYFQRDGVLQNLGSTDIAFSPNVVFGNRITFLPTKDFQISLLSKLVGEQYMGNIDSDNSKLDAYFVNDLNASYEWKINKGLKSIVFSALVNNLFDLEYESNGYFYTYDDDWSNPGSVTTLEGAGFYPQAGINFLAGMTLKF; this is translated from the coding sequence ATGAAAACTTTATTCAAAACAAGCAAGAAAATATTTCTGCTTTCTGCTTTCTGCTTTCTGCCCTCTGCCTTCTTTGCGCAGCAAAAACAACAAGACACTACTAAAGTCAACCAACTCGACGAAGTGACGGTTTCCGCTGTCAGGGCCAAAGGCAAAAACCCAATCACCTTTACCAATCTTTCCAAGAAAGAAATTGCGCCGCGAAATTTAGGACAAGACATTCCCATTTTACTCAATTATTTACCGTCAGTCGTTACTACAACTGATGCCGGAAATGGTGTTGGCTATACCTACATGAGAGTTCGTGGTGCCGATGGTTCCAGAATCAATGTGACTTTAAACGGCATTCCGTTTAATGACAGCGAAAGCCAAGGTACTTTCTTTGTCAATTTACCCGATTTTGCTTCTTCGTTAGAAAGTATTCAGTTACAACGAGGCGTCGGAACGTCAACGAATGGTGCCGGAGCGTTTGGCGCGAGTTTGAACATGCAAACCAAATCCTATCAGGAAAAATCCTATGCCGAAATCGCCAATTCCGTAGGAAGTTTCGGAACACGCAAACACACTTTAGCTTTTGGAACCGGCTTGCACAACAACTTTGAAATGAATGCCCGTTTTTCCAATATTGCCTCAGATGGTTTTATTGACAGGGCTTCGTCTAATCTTTTCGGGTATTTTTTTAATGCCAACTATGTGACCAAAACGACTTTGATTAAAGCTTTGGCTTTCGGCGGAAAAGAGAAAACCTATCAAGCTTGGTACGGAATAGAAGATCCTGAACAATTGGAAAACGACCGAACTTTCAATCCGGCAGGAATGTATTTTGACGAAAACGGCAACATGCAATTCTACGATGACGAAACGGATAATTATACCCAAAATCATTTCCAATTGCATTGGTCTGAAAAGTGGTCTGAAAAATGGATTTCGAACACGGCGTTGCATTACACCATAGGGAAAGGCTATTTTGAACAATACAGAGAAGATGAAGCGTTGGCCGATTATAATTTGCCCGATTTTCAAGGAAACTCGATTTCCGATTTAGTGCGAAAAAGATGGTTGGACAATGATTTTTTTGGCGCTACTTTTTCTTTGAACTACAAAACCCCTAAAACCGATGTTTTACTTGGCGGAGCGGCAAATCGATATTTGGGCGACCATTTTGGAGAAGTAGTTTGGACACAATATTATGTACCCAATGCCAACCGTTATTATAACAATATTGGCAATAAAGACGACGTGAATTTTTATGCCAAAGTTTCTCAGCAAGTTGGGAAACTCAATGTCTTTGCTGATTTACAATACCGAATGGTTTTTTACGAAGCCACCAGTTTTCGATTTAGTGATGTAAATGATACGTTCCGATTTTTTAATCCTAAAGTAGGTTTGAATTATGATCTGAATAATAAGAACTCATTGTATGGTTATTTCGGTGTGGCCAATAAAGAACCAAGGCGCGATGATTATGAAAGCGGAAGTGTGAAACCGGAGCGTTTATTTGATTATGAATTGGGTTGGAAATACAATTCGAAAAAAGTGAAAATTTCCGCCAATGCTTTTTACATGAACTACCTCAATCAATTGGTTTTGACAGGTGCTTTAAACGATGTAGGTTCTCCAATTTTCACGAACAGCGGTAAAAGTTATCGCATAGGTTTAGAAATAGAATCAGTAATTGTCATTACGGACAAATTGATTTTGAATCCAAATATTACTTTAAGCCAAAATAAAAACCGTGATTTCTACTTTCAAAGAGATGGTGTTTTGCAAAATTTAGGCAGTACCGATATTGCTTTTTCACCTAATGTGGTTTTCGGAAACAGAATCACATTTTTACCTACAAAAGATTTTCAGATTTCTTTGCTGTCTAAATTGGTTGGCGAACAATACATGGGCAATATCGATTCAGACAATTCAAAGCTAGACGCTTATTTTGTCAATGATTTGAATGCTTCTTATGAGTGGAAAATCAACAAAGGATTGAAGTCGATTGTGTTTTCAGCTTTGGTCAATAATTTGTTCGATTTGGAATATGAATCCAATGGTTATTTTTATACTTATGATGATGATTGGAGCAATCCCGGAAGCGTCACAACCCTTGAAGGTGCCGGATTTTATCCGCAAGCCGGAATTAATTTCTTAGCCGGAATGACATTAAAATTTTAA
- the arfB gene encoding alternative ribosome rescue aminoacyl-tRNA hydrolase ArfB produces MLTELQFKAVRSSGSGGQNVNKVSSKVVLTFDLKNSKALEEEEKELLSTKLATRLTSEQILILNCDEDRSQLKNKTIITKRFLELISKALIVPKKRKATKTPRSVIEKRIKAKRNLSEIKQNRRKPHF; encoded by the coding sequence ATGCTCACAGAACTTCAATTTAAAGCGGTGAGAAGTTCGGGTTCCGGCGGTCAAAATGTCAATAAAGTTTCTTCGAAAGTAGTATTGACTTTTGATTTAAAAAATTCTAAAGCACTTGAAGAAGAAGAAAAAGAATTGCTTTCAACCAAATTGGCAACCAGATTAACTTCGGAGCAAATATTAATTTTAAACTGCGACGAAGACCGAAGCCAACTTAAAAACAAAACCATAATCACCAAACGCTTTTTAGAATTAATCAGCAAAGCTTTGATTGTTCCCAAAAAACGAAAAGCCACCAAAACGCCTCGTTCGGTCATTGAAAAAAGAATCAAAGCCAAACGCAATCTCTCGGAAATCAAACAAAATAGGCGTAAACCACATTTTTAA
- the greA gene encoding transcription elongation factor GreA has product MSTVSYYTADGLKKLKDELEQLKSIERPKASQAIAEARDKGDLSENAEYDAAKEAQGMLEMRIAKLEEVYSNARLIDESQLDVSKALVLSNVKIKNQANGMEMKYTLVAESEADLKTGKISVSSPIGKGLLGKKVGEIAEISVPNGKLNFEILEISRD; this is encoded by the coding sequence ATGAGTACAGTATCGTATTACACGGCAGATGGATTGAAGAAATTAAAGGACGAATTAGAACAATTAAAGAGTATAGAACGACCAAAAGCTTCTCAAGCCATTGCGGAAGCCAGAGATAAAGGCGATTTGTCTGAGAACGCAGAATATGACGCCGCCAAAGAAGCACAAGGTATGTTGGAGATGAGAATTGCCAAATTGGAAGAAGTATATTCTAACGCCAGATTGATAGATGAATCACAATTAGACGTTTCAAAAGCGTTGGTTTTATCGAATGTGAAAATCAAAAACCAAGCGAATGGTATGGAAATGAAATACACTTTGGTAGCCGAAAGTGAAGCCGATTTAAAAACCGGAAAAATTTCGGTGAGTTCGCCAATCGGGAAAGGGTTATTGGGCAAAAAAGTAGGCGAGATTGCCGAAATCAGTGTGCCAAACGGCAAATTGAATTTTGAAATTTTAGAAATCTCAAGAGACTAA
- a CDS encoding 4'-phosphopantetheinyl transferase superfamily protein: MPLLKIKALNKTTHLYVWKITESFDELFRSVALKDVSLARLEGMKAESHQKGFLSVRRLLMEAGYNDFDLYYDEFGKPHLKDGKHISISHSNEFSVIVLSEVNIGADLEILKDKTVKLAPRFMDVSHLVNLSEEDLLRKATVVWGIKESVFKIKNEIGISFKDHIFENSFNLVDKNCTVELRFNNQVEHFDILFDFIENYAFVCAFEKSKK; the protein is encoded by the coding sequence ATGCCGTTACTAAAAATCAAAGCTTTAAACAAAACGACGCATTTGTACGTTTGGAAAATCACCGAATCTTTCGATGAACTGTTTCGCAGCGTAGCGTTGAAAGACGTTTCGTTAGCAAGGTTAGAAGGCATGAAAGCCGAAAGTCACCAAAAAGGCTTTCTTAGCGTAAGAAGATTACTGATGGAAGCCGGCTACAATGATTTTGATTTGTATTATGACGAATTTGGCAAACCGCATTTAAAAGACGGTAAACACATTTCTATCTCGCATTCTAATGAATTTTCAGTTATTGTTTTGAGTGAGGTCAATATCGGTGCCGATTTAGAGATTCTAAAAGATAAAACGGTAAAACTAGCTCCGCGATTTATGGATGTTTCCCATTTGGTTAACCTTTCAGAGGAAGATTTGCTCAGAAAAGCCACTGTAGTTTGGGGCATCAAAGAATCCGTATTTAAAATTAAAAATGAAATCGGAATCAGTTTTAAAGACCATATTTTTGAAAACAGTTTCAACTTAGTTGATAAAAACTGCACCGTCGAATTGAGGTTCAATAACCAAGTAGAACACTTTGATATTCTTTTTGATTTTATCGAGAACTATGCCTTTGTGTGCGCTTTTGAAAAATCTAAAAAATGA
- a CDS encoding HIT family protein, which yields MSSIFTKIINGEIPAYKIAEDDNYLAFLDVNPNAKGHTLCIPKQEINKIFDMEEELYLGLMQFSRKIAKAVEKTVPCKRIGVAVVGLEVPHVHVHLIPLHDMDDMRFQRKVSLTKEEFEDLAKAIQSHL from the coding sequence ATGAGTTCCATATTCACCAAAATAATCAACGGCGAAATTCCTGCATATAAAATTGCTGAAGACGATAACTATTTGGCTTTTCTGGATGTTAATCCAAATGCAAAAGGACATACGCTTTGTATTCCCAAGCAAGAAATCAATAAGATTTTCGACATGGAAGAAGAGTTATATTTAGGTTTGATGCAATTCTCCCGAAAAATAGCCAAGGCTGTTGAAAAAACAGTTCCCTGTAAGCGTATTGGCGTTGCAGTTGTTGGATTAGAAGTGCCACATGTTCACGTGCATTTGATTCCGCTTCACGATATGGATGACATGCGTTTCCAGCGAAAAGTGTCTTTGACTAAAGAAGAATTTGAAGATTTAGCCAAAGCCATTCAAAGCCATTTGTAA